A single genomic interval of Puntigrus tetrazona isolate hp1 chromosome 1, ASM1883169v1, whole genome shotgun sequence harbors:
- the gucy1a1 gene encoding guanylate cyclase soluble subunit alpha-1 isoform X2 translates to MFCAKLKDLKIAGECPFSMVVGNEDPADFEESGAVDVVPVSREVQGTNTNILPRRKISRSKVNLHSLGESIRKLVCPEFEKIRSALIRVMKQQIDMSCPAACSSDASQTMDNVEQLSDIMRKFSLKTDIPMETLKISLGLEVFRDCYEEDGHILRVVGGALHDFLNSFNVLLKQSTPPTPEVQRYIHQASILCLDKDPGLLTVYFFNPLPTTELFFSGIIQAAACLLYCTRVEVRMDVGGKDSGALQANHQPHLLYSVVVRDGRSLTPSPMRTHSSGDIPLSLLYSTFPFHILLDQEMSLMQIGDGLRRRLGRCRDGQRRTVFNEHFAIVSPEIRASFQDILTMLNTQFVLRVKQHGASSADSPGKHMDLKGQMIFMSEMSALLFLGSPCVDKLEELTGRGLYLSDIPIHNALRDVVLVGEQTKAQDGLKKRLGKAKAALEQAHQALEEEKRRTVELLFTIFPGNVAQRLWQGLPVQAKKFDHVTVLFSDIVGFTAICSRCTPMQVVNMLSELYTRFDHHCGELDVYKMRIGIHSGSVLAGVVGVKMPRYCLFGNNVTLANKFESCSLPRKINVSPTTYRLLKDCPEFTLIPRTREDLPPNFPADIPGVCYFLQAHDQMTSAASTGRAADETQPSG, encoded by the exons ATGTTTTGCGCTAAACTGAAGGATCTCAAGATTGCGGGTGAATGCCCGTTTTCCATGGTCGTGGGAAACGAGGATCCCGCAGACTTTGAGGAAAGCGGCGCGGTCGATGTTGTGCCCGTATCCAGAGAGGTGCAGGGCACAAATACAAACATTCTGCCCAGACGCAAAATAAGCCGGAGCAAAGTTAATCTGCATTCACTGGGCGAGAGCATCCGAAAGCTGGTGTGTCCGGAG ttcgAAAAAATACGAAGTGCATTGATCAGAGTTATGAAACAGCAGATAGACATGAGTTG CCCTGCAGCATGCAGTTCTGATGCATCTCAGACAATGGACAATGTTGAACAATTATCAGACATCATGAGAAAATTCTCCCTTAAAACAG ATATCCCCATGGAAACGCTAAAGATTTCTCTGGGTCTGGAGGTGTTTCGGGACTGTTATGAAGAGGACGGTCATATTCTCCGTGTGGTGGGGGGAGCTCTCCATGATTTCCTCAACAGCTTTAACGTTCTCTTAAAGCAGAGCACACCGCCCACCCCAGAGGTTCAGCGTTACATCCACCAAGCCTCCATCCTCTGCCTGGACAAAGATCCAGGACTCCTAACCGTCTATTTCTTCAACCCCCTCCCCACCACCGAGCTCTTCTTCTCGGGTATCATCCAGGCGGCCGCGTGTTTGCTCTACTGCACACGGGTGGAAGTCAGAATGGACGTTGGGGGTAAAGACAGTGGTGCTCTACAGGCCAATCATCAGCCTCATCTGCTGTACTCAGTAGTAGTGAGAGACGGCAGAAGCCTCACGCCAAGCCCCATGAGGACACACTCATCTGGAGACATTCCCCTCTCACTGCTCTACTCTACTTTTCCCTTCCACATTCTCTTAGATCAGGAAATGAGCCTGATGCAGATTGGAGATGGTTTGAGGAGGAGGCTCGGGCGATGCAGAGACGGGCAAAGAAGAACTGTTTTCAACGAGCACTTTGCTATTGTTTCGCCTGAGATACGAGCCAGCTTCCAGGATATTTTAACCATGCTAAACACCCAGTTTGTGCTACGGGTGAAACAGCACGGAGCGAGCTCTGCTGACAGCCCCGGAAAG CATATGGACTTGAAGGGCCAGATGATCTTCATGTCCGAAATGAGCGCCCTCCTCTTCCTCGGCTCTCCGTGTGTAGACAAGCTGGAGGAGTTGACAGGCCGGGGCCTCTACCTCTCTGACATCCCCATCCACAACGCGCTACGAGATGTTGTTCTGGTTGGGGAGCAGACCAAGGCACAGGATGGACTTAAAAAACGCCTGGGTAAAGCCAAGGCTGCGCTGGAACAGGCGCACCAAGCCCTGGAAGAAGAGAAGAGGCGAACGGTAGAGCTGCTCTTCACGATATTCCCAGGGAACGTCGCTCAGCGTTTGTGGCAGGGACTTCCCGTGCAGGCTAAAAAGTTTGATCACGTCACCGTGCTGTTCTCGGACATCGTGGGCTTCACTGCGATCTGCTCACGATGCACGCCCATGCAGGTGGTGAACATGCTCAGTGAGCTCTACACTAGGTTCGATCACCACTGCGGTGAGCTGGATGTGTATAAG ATGCGTATCGGGATCCACTCTGGCTCTGTTTTGGCTGGTGTAGTCGGTGTTAAAATGCCCCGCTACTGCCTTTTTGGCAACAACGTCACATTAGCCAACAAGTTTGAGTCCTGTAGCCTGCCAAGAAAGATTAACGTCAGTCCCACCACGTACAG ATTGTTAAAAGATTGTCCAGAGTTCACTCTCATCCCCCGGACAAGAGAGGATCTTCCGCCCAACTTCCCCGCCGACATCCCTGGAGTTTGTTACTTCCTTCAGGCTCACGATCAAATGACAAGTGCTGCTTCCACTGGCCGTGCCGCAGACGAAACTCAACCCAGTggataa
- the gucy1a1 gene encoding guanylate cyclase soluble subunit alpha-1 isoform X1, protein MFCAKLKDLKIAGECPFSMVVGNEDPADFEESGAVDVVPVSREVQGTNTNILPRRKISRSKVNLHSLGESIRKLVCPEFEKIRSALIRVMKQQIDMSCPAACSSDASQTMDNVEQLSDIMRKFSLKTDIPMETLKISLGLEVFRDCYEEDGHILRVVGGALHDFLNSFNVLLKQSTPPTPEVQRYIHQASILCLDKDPGLLTVYFFNPLPTTELFFSGIIQAAACLLYCTRVEVRMDVGGKDSGALQANHQPHLLYSVVVRDGRSLTPSPMRTHSSGDIPLSLLYSTFPFHILLDQEMSLMQIGDGLRRRLGRCRDGQRRTVFNEHFAIVSPEIRASFQDILTMLNTQFVLRVKQHGASSADSPGKHMDLKGQMIFMSEMSALLFLGSPCVDKLEELTGRGLYLSDIPIHNALRDVVLVGEQTKAQDGLKKRLGKAKAALEQAHQALEEEKRRTVELLFTIFPGNVAQRLWQGLPVQAKKFDHVTVLFSDIVGFTAICSRCTPMQVVNMLSELYTRFDHHCGELDVYKVETIGDAYCVAGGLHKESPTHAVQIALMALKMMELSDEVTTPMGEVIKMRIGIHSGSVLAGVVGVKMPRYCLFGNNVTLANKFESCSLPRKINVSPTTYRLLKDCPEFTLIPRTREDLPPNFPADIPGVCYFLQAHDQMTSAASTGRAADETQPSG, encoded by the exons ATGTTTTGCGCTAAACTGAAGGATCTCAAGATTGCGGGTGAATGCCCGTTTTCCATGGTCGTGGGAAACGAGGATCCCGCAGACTTTGAGGAAAGCGGCGCGGTCGATGTTGTGCCCGTATCCAGAGAGGTGCAGGGCACAAATACAAACATTCTGCCCAGACGCAAAATAAGCCGGAGCAAAGTTAATCTGCATTCACTGGGCGAGAGCATCCGAAAGCTGGTGTGTCCGGAG ttcgAAAAAATACGAAGTGCATTGATCAGAGTTATGAAACAGCAGATAGACATGAGTTG CCCTGCAGCATGCAGTTCTGATGCATCTCAGACAATGGACAATGTTGAACAATTATCAGACATCATGAGAAAATTCTCCCTTAAAACAG ATATCCCCATGGAAACGCTAAAGATTTCTCTGGGTCTGGAGGTGTTTCGGGACTGTTATGAAGAGGACGGTCATATTCTCCGTGTGGTGGGGGGAGCTCTCCATGATTTCCTCAACAGCTTTAACGTTCTCTTAAAGCAGAGCACACCGCCCACCCCAGAGGTTCAGCGTTACATCCACCAAGCCTCCATCCTCTGCCTGGACAAAGATCCAGGACTCCTAACCGTCTATTTCTTCAACCCCCTCCCCACCACCGAGCTCTTCTTCTCGGGTATCATCCAGGCGGCCGCGTGTTTGCTCTACTGCACACGGGTGGAAGTCAGAATGGACGTTGGGGGTAAAGACAGTGGTGCTCTACAGGCCAATCATCAGCCTCATCTGCTGTACTCAGTAGTAGTGAGAGACGGCAGAAGCCTCACGCCAAGCCCCATGAGGACACACTCATCTGGAGACATTCCCCTCTCACTGCTCTACTCTACTTTTCCCTTCCACATTCTCTTAGATCAGGAAATGAGCCTGATGCAGATTGGAGATGGTTTGAGGAGGAGGCTCGGGCGATGCAGAGACGGGCAAAGAAGAACTGTTTTCAACGAGCACTTTGCTATTGTTTCGCCTGAGATACGAGCCAGCTTCCAGGATATTTTAACCATGCTAAACACCCAGTTTGTGCTACGGGTGAAACAGCACGGAGCGAGCTCTGCTGACAGCCCCGGAAAG CATATGGACTTGAAGGGCCAGATGATCTTCATGTCCGAAATGAGCGCCCTCCTCTTCCTCGGCTCTCCGTGTGTAGACAAGCTGGAGGAGTTGACAGGCCGGGGCCTCTACCTCTCTGACATCCCCATCCACAACGCGCTACGAGATGTTGTTCTGGTTGGGGAGCAGACCAAGGCACAGGATGGACTTAAAAAACGCCTGGGTAAAGCCAAGGCTGCGCTGGAACAGGCGCACCAAGCCCTGGAAGAAGAGAAGAGGCGAACGGTAGAGCTGCTCTTCACGATATTCCCAGGGAACGTCGCTCAGCGTTTGTGGCAGGGACTTCCCGTGCAGGCTAAAAAGTTTGATCACGTCACCGTGCTGTTCTCGGACATCGTGGGCTTCACTGCGATCTGCTCACGATGCACGCCCATGCAGGTGGTGAACATGCTCAGTGAGCTCTACACTAGGTTCGATCACCACTGCGGTGAGCTGGATGTGTATAAG GTGGAAACTATTGGTGATGCGTACTGTGTAGCCGGAGGCTTGCACAAAGAGAGTCCGACCCATGCTGTCCAGATTGCTCTCATGGCACTAAAGATGATGGAATTGTCTGATGAGGTCACGACTCCCATGGGGGAGGTTATCAAG ATGCGTATCGGGATCCACTCTGGCTCTGTTTTGGCTGGTGTAGTCGGTGTTAAAATGCCCCGCTACTGCCTTTTTGGCAACAACGTCACATTAGCCAACAAGTTTGAGTCCTGTAGCCTGCCAAGAAAGATTAACGTCAGTCCCACCACGTACAG ATTGTTAAAAGATTGTCCAGAGTTCACTCTCATCCCCCGGACAAGAGAGGATCTTCCGCCCAACTTCCCCGCCGACATCCCTGGAGTTTGTTACTTCCTTCAGGCTCACGATCAAATGACAAGTGCTGCTTCCACTGGCCGTGCCGCAGACGAAACTCAACCCAGTggataa
- the gucy1a1 gene encoding guanylate cyclase soluble subunit alpha-1 isoform X3 gives MDNVEQLSDIMRKFSLKTDIPMETLKISLGLEVFRDCYEEDGHILRVVGGALHDFLNSFNVLLKQSTPPTPEVQRYIHQASILCLDKDPGLLTVYFFNPLPTTELFFSGIIQAAACLLYCTRVEVRMDVGGKDSGALQANHQPHLLYSVVVRDGRSLTPSPMRTHSSGDIPLSLLYSTFPFHILLDQEMSLMQIGDGLRRRLGRCRDGQRRTVFNEHFAIVSPEIRASFQDILTMLNTQFVLRVKQHGASSADSPGKHMDLKGQMIFMSEMSALLFLGSPCVDKLEELTGRGLYLSDIPIHNALRDVVLVGEQTKAQDGLKKRLGKAKAALEQAHQALEEEKRRTVELLFTIFPGNVAQRLWQGLPVQAKKFDHVTVLFSDIVGFTAICSRCTPMQVVNMLSELYTRFDHHCGELDVYKVETIGDAYCVAGGLHKESPTHAVQIALMALKMMELSDEVTTPMGEVIKMRIGIHSGSVLAGVVGVKMPRYCLFGNNVTLANKFESCSLPRKINVSPTTYRLLKDCPEFTLIPRTREDLPPNFPADIPGVCYFLQAHDQMTSAASTGRAADETQPSG, from the exons ATGGACAATGTTGAACAATTATCAGACATCATGAGAAAATTCTCCCTTAAAACAG ATATCCCCATGGAAACGCTAAAGATTTCTCTGGGTCTGGAGGTGTTTCGGGACTGTTATGAAGAGGACGGTCATATTCTCCGTGTGGTGGGGGGAGCTCTCCATGATTTCCTCAACAGCTTTAACGTTCTCTTAAAGCAGAGCACACCGCCCACCCCAGAGGTTCAGCGTTACATCCACCAAGCCTCCATCCTCTGCCTGGACAAAGATCCAGGACTCCTAACCGTCTATTTCTTCAACCCCCTCCCCACCACCGAGCTCTTCTTCTCGGGTATCATCCAGGCGGCCGCGTGTTTGCTCTACTGCACACGGGTGGAAGTCAGAATGGACGTTGGGGGTAAAGACAGTGGTGCTCTACAGGCCAATCATCAGCCTCATCTGCTGTACTCAGTAGTAGTGAGAGACGGCAGAAGCCTCACGCCAAGCCCCATGAGGACACACTCATCTGGAGACATTCCCCTCTCACTGCTCTACTCTACTTTTCCCTTCCACATTCTCTTAGATCAGGAAATGAGCCTGATGCAGATTGGAGATGGTTTGAGGAGGAGGCTCGGGCGATGCAGAGACGGGCAAAGAAGAACTGTTTTCAACGAGCACTTTGCTATTGTTTCGCCTGAGATACGAGCCAGCTTCCAGGATATTTTAACCATGCTAAACACCCAGTTTGTGCTACGGGTGAAACAGCACGGAGCGAGCTCTGCTGACAGCCCCGGAAAG CATATGGACTTGAAGGGCCAGATGATCTTCATGTCCGAAATGAGCGCCCTCCTCTTCCTCGGCTCTCCGTGTGTAGACAAGCTGGAGGAGTTGACAGGCCGGGGCCTCTACCTCTCTGACATCCCCATCCACAACGCGCTACGAGATGTTGTTCTGGTTGGGGAGCAGACCAAGGCACAGGATGGACTTAAAAAACGCCTGGGTAAAGCCAAGGCTGCGCTGGAACAGGCGCACCAAGCCCTGGAAGAAGAGAAGAGGCGAACGGTAGAGCTGCTCTTCACGATATTCCCAGGGAACGTCGCTCAGCGTTTGTGGCAGGGACTTCCCGTGCAGGCTAAAAAGTTTGATCACGTCACCGTGCTGTTCTCGGACATCGTGGGCTTCACTGCGATCTGCTCACGATGCACGCCCATGCAGGTGGTGAACATGCTCAGTGAGCTCTACACTAGGTTCGATCACCACTGCGGTGAGCTGGATGTGTATAAG GTGGAAACTATTGGTGATGCGTACTGTGTAGCCGGAGGCTTGCACAAAGAGAGTCCGACCCATGCTGTCCAGATTGCTCTCATGGCACTAAAGATGATGGAATTGTCTGATGAGGTCACGACTCCCATGGGGGAGGTTATCAAG ATGCGTATCGGGATCCACTCTGGCTCTGTTTTGGCTGGTGTAGTCGGTGTTAAAATGCCCCGCTACTGCCTTTTTGGCAACAACGTCACATTAGCCAACAAGTTTGAGTCCTGTAGCCTGCCAAGAAAGATTAACGTCAGTCCCACCACGTACAG ATTGTTAAAAGATTGTCCAGAGTTCACTCTCATCCCCCGGACAAGAGAGGATCTTCCGCCCAACTTCCCCGCCGACATCCCTGGAGTTTGTTACTTCCTTCAGGCTCACGATCAAATGACAAGTGCTGCTTCCACTGGCCGTGCCGCAGACGAAACTCAACCCAGTggataa